In Candidatus Epulonipiscium viviparus, one DNA window encodes the following:
- a CDS encoding sugar-binding protein — translation MKKISTLVIAGVIGLSAAGAAIVATEVAEVATVPKVTDEPIPVEISEPVVAFEEAFEPAADAKAEPEKLILDMEVFEEIPVSTDASTADVPATPDALAADVPATTIVVDTPPPAGPIEYDPIPLKVETLADGTQHPVKTMRAIYGSPNISIMDPIWDSAPAVVDFSAKRGEMQADKEYASVKAMWDDAFLYVLVENVDEEIYRNPASADESDNTELYLNPNKNRSSSTYDEDDFWIKIFPDGQVLNHKNTPAGVETNVFATEVGYTTIYKIPHTHDVVANETIGFDIQINDGDVATGKRHTILGWNDKINLAYMHLDMVGELLLVSPAAMPEVPATPDAPATPDAPATPDVPATPDVPATPNVPATPDAPAADVPATTIVVDTPPPAGPIEYDPIPLKVETLADGTQHPVKTMRAIYGSPNISIMDPIWDSAPAVVDFSAKRGEMQADKEYASVKAMWDDAFLYVLVENVDEEIYRNPASADESDNTELYLNPNKNRSSSTYDEDDFWIKIFPDGQVLNHKNTPAGVETNVFATEVGYTTIYKIPHTHDVVANETIGFDIQINDGDVATGKRHTILGWNDKINLAYMHLDMVGELLLVSPAAMPEVPATPNVPATPDVPATPDVPATPDVPATPNVPATPNVPAPAVDAPATLADAMPLISFEKDEAKVWRVTGNPATTAKIDSGEGAVDGERAITVNMLQRATGKVGLSTLRLAPAEGTWQMGSNNQILASITNPNDFAIQIRLNVIDANDDEIAVDYTMVANSTEELAISGVANVEVAEIKVFIPEYLAGAMPGIKSASFIVDKIWATK, via the coding sequence ATGAAGAAAATTTCAACATTAGTGATAGCGGGAGTTATAGGATTATCTGCAGCCGGAGCTGCCATCGTTGCGACAGAAGTTGCGGAAGTGGCGACAGTTCCAAAAGTAACAGATGAGCCAATACCAGTTGAGATCTCAGAGCCAGTAGTAGCGTTTGAAGAAGCTTTTGAACCTGCGGCAGATGCTAAAGCTGAGCCAGAAAAACTAATATTGGATATGGAAGTATTTGAAGAAATTCCTGTATCAACCGATGCGTCAACAGCCGATGTGCCTGCAACTCCAGATGCGCTAGCCGCCGATGTGCCTGCAACAACAATTGTGGTAGATACGCCGCCACCAGCTGGCCCGATTGAGTATGATCCGATTCCGCTAAAAGTTGAGACTCTTGCTGATGGTACGCAACATCCGGTGAAAACTATGAGAGCAATTTACGGAAGCCCGAATATTTCGATAATGGATCCGATATGGGATTCAGCACCGGCAGTAGTTGACTTTAGTGCAAAGCGCGGAGAGATGCAAGCAGATAAAGAGTATGCTTCAGTCAAGGCTATGTGGGACGATGCGTTTTTATATGTATTGGTAGAAAACGTGGATGAAGAAATTTACAGAAATCCAGCATCTGCAGATGAAAGCGATAATACTGAATTATATTTAAATCCTAACAAAAATCGTTCTAGCTCAACATACGATGAAGATGATTTCTGGATTAAAATTTTTCCAGACGGGCAAGTGTTAAATCACAAAAACACGCCTGCTGGTGTGGAGACAAATGTCTTTGCAACAGAGGTTGGATACACTACTATATACAAAATTCCGCATACGCATGATGTTGTAGCGAATGAAACCATCGGATTTGATATACAGATAAACGACGGCGATGTAGCAACAGGAAAGCGTCACACAATTTTAGGCTGGAATGATAAGATCAACTTGGCGTATATGCATCTTGATATGGTCGGAGAATTGTTACTAGTTTCCCCAGCTGCGATGCCAGAAGTTCCAGCAACTCCAGATGCACCAGCAACTCCAGATGCGCCAGCAACTCCAGATGTGCCAGCAACTCCAGATGTACCAGCAACTCCAAATGTGCCAGCAACTCCAGATGCGCCTGCCGCCGATGTGCCTGCAACAACAATTGTGGTAGATACGCCGCCACCAGCTGGTCCGATTGAGTATGATCCGATTCCGCTAAAGGTTGAGACTCTTGCTGATGGTACGCAACATCCGGTGAAAACTATGAGAGCGATTTACGGAAGCCCGAATATTTCGATAATGGATCCGATATGGGATTCAGCACCGGCAGTAGTTGACTTTAGTGCAAAGCGCGGAGAGATGCAAGCAGATAAAGAGTATGCTTCAGTCAAGGCTATGTGGGACGATGCGTTTTTATATGTATTGGTAGAAAACGTGGATGAAGAAATTTACAGAAATCCAGCATCTGCAGATGAAAGTGATAATACTGAATTATATTTAAATCCTAACAAAAATCGTTCTAGCTCAACATACGATGAAGATGATTTCTGGATTAAAATTTTCCCAGACGGGCAAGTGTTAAATCACAAAAATACGCCTGCTGGTGTGGAGACAAATGTATTTGCAACAGAGGTTGGATACACTACTATATACAAAATTCCGCATACGCATGATGTTGTAGCGAATGAAACCATCGGATTTGATATACAGATAAACGACGGCGATGTAGCAACAGGAAAGCGTCACACAATTTTAGGCTGGAATGATAAGATCAACTTGGCGTATATGCATCTTGATATGGTCGGAGAATTGCTACTAGTTTCCCCAGCTGCGATGCCAGAAGTTCCAGCAACTCCAAATGTGCCTGCAACTCCAGATGTGCCTGCAACTCCAGATGTGCCAGCAACTCCAGATGTGCCAGCAACTCCAAATGTGCCAGCAACTCCAAATGTGCCGGCGCCAGCGGTCGATGCACCTGCAACTCTAGCCGATGCTATGCCATTAATCTCATTTGAAAAAGATGAGGCAAAAGTGTGGAGGGTAACAGGAAATCCTGCAACTACAGCGAAAATCGATTCGGGCGAAGGCGCTGTGGATGGCGAGAGAGCTATCACGGTAAATATGCTTCAGCGCGCTACTGGCAAAGTTGGATTATCTACGCTTAGATTGGCCCCAGCAGAGGGAACTTGGCAGATGGGTAGCAATAATCAAATTCTAGCTTCGATTACTAACCCGAACGACTTTGCTATTCAGATAAGATTGAATGTGATTGATGCTAATGACGATGAGATAGCAGTAGACTATACGATGGTTGCTAATTCGACCGAAGAGTTGGCAATATCTGGTGTAGCTAATGTAGAGGTGGCGGAGATTAAGGTGTTTATTCCGGAATATCTAGCTGGTGCGATGCCAGGAATTAAAAGTGCCTCATTCATTGTTGATAAAATATGGGCAACGAAATAA
- a CDS encoding glycoside hydrolase family 117 protein, protein MKKSAATIRAEERNYYQGPEWFCTFPTNPIKGLEREEGIHRRDPSSVIKVDDTYYVYYTKSYGPHVGFSSGDLSAKVFPWDYAEIWVATSKDGWTWEEQNVALKRGEPGRFDDRSVFTAEILKYDGKYYLVYQTVQDPYVNRSFENIAIAVSDSPLGPFVGSDEPILTPTMDGEWDGDEDNRFLVKKKGSFDSHKVHDPLLFHYRDKFYLYYKGERMGEEMYMGGRETMWGLAIADKIEGPYVKSEYNPVTNSGHETCLWQYDGGMAAFLRTDGVEKNTIQFAPDGINFEIKSVIPSGPIAPGPYRPDEPTTYPLEGMKWGLSHKLDGWGHLVRFDLSTHQADIYKRKSKFN, encoded by the coding sequence ATGAAGAAAAGCGCAGCTACAATTAGAGCAGAAGAACGCAATTACTATCAAGGGCCGGAATGGTTTTGTACGTTCCCAACTAATCCTATTAAAGGTTTGGAGAGAGAGGAAGGCATTCATAGACGCGACCCGAGTAGCGTGATTAAGGTTGATGATACGTACTATGTTTATTACACGAAGTCGTATGGACCGCACGTGGGATTTAGTAGCGGAGATTTGAGTGCGAAGGTGTTTCCATGGGATTACGCCGAAATTTGGGTAGCCACATCAAAGGACGGGTGGACTTGGGAAGAGCAAAACGTTGCGTTAAAGCGCGGTGAGCCAGGCCGATTTGATGATAGAAGCGTCTTTACGGCAGAGATCTTGAAGTATGATGGAAAATATTACCTAGTGTACCAAACTGTTCAGGACCCATACGTTAATAGAAGTTTTGAGAATATTGCAATAGCAGTAAGTGACAGCCCGCTGGGGCCGTTTGTAGGATCCGATGAACCGATTTTAACGCCAACAATGGATGGTGAATGGGATGGGGACGAAGACAATAGATTTTTGGTAAAGAAGAAAGGGAGCTTTGACAGCCACAAAGTTCATGATCCGCTTTTATTTCATTATAGAGACAAGTTTTACCTGTACTATAAGGGCGAAAGAATGGGCGAAGAGATGTATATGGGTGGACGTGAAACCATGTGGGGGCTCGCAATTGCAGATAAAATTGAGGGGCCGTATGTCAAGAGCGAATATAACCCGGTAACCAACTCGGGGCATGAAACTTGCTTATGGCAATATGACGGAGGCATGGCTGCGTTTTTGAGAACAGATGGCGTTGAAAAAAATACCATTCAGTTTGCACCAGACGGAATCAATTTCGAGATAAAGTCGGTTATTCCTAGTGGCCCTATTGCACCTGGACCGTATAGACCGGACGAACCAACGACGTATCCGCTAGAAGGAATGAAGTGGGGGCTCTCTCACAAGCTAGATGGCTGGGGTCACCTAGTGCGCTTTGATTTAAGTACGCATCAAGCCGATATTTATAAGCGCAAAAGTAAGTTTAATTAG
- the fliD gene encoding flagellar filament capping protein FliD: MSTISSSGLSFSGLASGMDTDAMVKAMISGYETKYNNEQKEQLMLDLKLEKYREVNTKVVDFYDDYLRKMRLESTFNSSTTSSSNPDAVEVTGGGKTGDQITITQLAKPINVTTNKVNSDIKSGDTKLSELGFSVLDGIKFTDKDGNETIIGLRELDGKGMIESNKNGVISVETVDDLIDAFADQDISIGFDEETGKFDLTSFNDHNGNASYTISAVKMQEKETQDPTLDSTQYEYVDIEDNTGTTHVDEAEEATNELLGKLGLAGKTTWEVDERSLAKHAKVSKDLHGHTLEINGNSVAIDNTTTMDDIKNILGLEVDEEGYFDVTKMSGIKVTDTATGAEVQNNDIEIALSDMGIEDGYVVQSSRYESVQVGLKEIDGKTTLGDLGVSGSIEIEIDGNSHVIKLDAKKTLEELTEELNKTGLKVEFHDGQDSFSITTDAKSLKIKETETGSLAKLGIQPPTEGKEPVTEDTLLTELGFKIGDVITVEDKYQGTRRIEIVDPSSGGGSTGYQTAATMDDLAGTGFFSFDEKTQTIKLNREDTMTDIKVQSKSQFDKEMDPTRPPKTDAEIEAEHEYTVESLKNLGISKSIVYEDGIPRFEYETSVVGEGDYEYEAQLAKGTYNGMEVESDTNVFKLDGITFVAKKITDDPETKEVEEVVTIDKTIDEEALFETITGFVDAYNTLVDELSAYTDAPYDPKKDSGYTPLLPDEKEGMSDADIELWDEKVDSLLLRDDPNIERLLDSLRYDLMEVYPGNESFKSLGEIGITSSIDYTQQGKLEIDEEKLRAAITKDAEGIKTLFVGDSEKGVDGYAEKMYDGVTELLKSSNTSSSMFLFNDLELEKAITDQQEEIDKAYDNMIAKEEIYQAQFLAMEMAIQEMNSQMNLFNQSAM; the protein is encoded by the coding sequence ATGAGTACAATAAGTTCTTCGGGGCTATCATTTTCGGGGTTAGCATCAGGGATGGATACAGATGCGATGGTTAAAGCAATGATATCGGGTTATGAGACGAAATATAATAATGAACAAAAAGAGCAGCTGATGCTGGATCTGAAATTAGAAAAATATAGAGAAGTGAATACAAAAGTGGTTGATTTTTATGACGACTATCTAAGAAAAATGAGATTAGAATCGACGTTTAACTCGAGCACGACATCGAGCTCAAATCCAGATGCGGTAGAGGTAACGGGAGGCGGAAAAACTGGGGATCAAATTACGATTACGCAGTTAGCAAAACCTATTAATGTAACAACAAATAAAGTTAATAGCGATATTAAAAGCGGAGATACCAAACTAAGCGAATTGGGGTTTAGTGTATTAGATGGAATCAAATTTACTGACAAAGATGGTAATGAGACCATAATTGGATTAAGGGAATTAGATGGTAAAGGTATGATAGAATCGAATAAAAACGGCGTCATATCTGTTGAGACGGTAGATGATCTAATAGATGCATTTGCAGATCAAGATATTAGCATTGGATTTGATGAAGAAACTGGAAAATTTGATTTAACTAGTTTTAACGATCACAATGGAAATGCCAGCTATACAATTTCTGCTGTAAAAATGCAAGAGAAGGAGACTCAAGATCCAACATTGGATAGTACTCAATATGAATATGTTGATATCGAGGATAATACAGGTACAACGCATGTTGACGAAGCAGAAGAGGCAACGAATGAGCTACTAGGCAAATTAGGACTAGCTGGAAAGACCACTTGGGAGGTTGACGAAAGATCGCTAGCCAAGCATGCTAAAGTTTCAAAAGATTTGCATGGACACACTTTAGAGATAAATGGCAATTCAGTAGCTATTGATAATACAACTACGATGGATGATATAAAAAATATTTTAGGATTAGAAGTTGATGAAGAAGGATATTTTGATGTTACGAAGATGAGTGGTATAAAAGTAACAGACACCGCGACTGGTGCTGAAGTACAAAATAATGATATCGAGATTGCTCTAAGCGACATGGGTATAGAAGACGGATACGTTGTTCAAAGCAGTAGATATGAGAGTGTGCAAGTTGGACTAAAGGAAATTGATGGAAAAACGACGCTAGGAGATCTGGGTGTATCTGGCTCAATCGAAATAGAGATCGATGGAAATTCGCATGTCATAAAGCTTGATGCAAAGAAAACTTTGGAGGAATTGACAGAGGAATTAAATAAAACAGGATTGAAAGTGGAATTTCATGATGGGCAAGACTCCTTTAGCATAACAACTGATGCGAAATCTCTGAAAATTAAAGAAACAGAAACGGGATCGTTAGCAAAACTAGGAATCCAGCCTCCAACAGAGGGCAAAGAGCCAGTTACTGAAGATACGCTTCTTACAGAACTTGGATTTAAAATAGGAGATGTTATTACGGTAGAAGATAAGTACCAGGGGACTCGCCGAATAGAAATTGTTGATCCTTCTTCAGGTGGCGGCAGTACTGGGTATCAAACGGCAGCTACAATGGACGATCTAGCGGGAACTGGTTTTTTTTCATTTGATGAAAAAACTCAAACTATAAAGCTAAATAGAGAAGATACAATGACGGATATTAAGGTTCAATCCAAGTCTCAATTTGATAAAGAAATGGATCCGACAAGGCCGCCAAAAACAGATGCTGAGATAGAGGCTGAACATGAATATACTGTGGAAAGTTTAAAGAATTTAGGAATTTCTAAATCTATTGTATATGAAGACGGTATACCTAGATTTGAGTATGAAACTTCAGTTGTTGGAGAAGGCGACTATGAATACGAAGCGCAATTAGCTAAAGGTACATACAACGGTATGGAAGTGGAATCCGATACTAATGTATTTAAACTAGACGGAATAACTTTTGTTGCAAAGAAAATTACCGATGATCCAGAAACTAAAGAAGTTGAAGAAGTGGTAACTATTGATAAAACCATAGATGAAGAAGCGTTATTTGAAACCATCACAGGTTTTGTAGACGCATATAATACTTTAGTAGACGAACTTTCTGCATATACCGATGCTCCATATGACCCTAAAAAAGATAGCGGCTATACACCATTACTACCAGATGAAAAAGAAGGAATGAGTGATGCGGACATAGAGCTTTGGGACGAAAAAGTTGATAGCTTATTGCTTAGAGACGACCCTAACATCGAGAGGTTACTAGACAGCTTAAGATATGACCTAATGGAGGTATATCCTGGAAACGAAAGCTTTAAGTCGTTGGGAGAAATTGGCATTACATCTAGTATTGACTATACGCAACAAGGCAAGCTCGAAATCGATGAAGAAAAGCTTAGAGCGGCGATTACCAAAGATGCGGAAGGGATCAAAACATTATTTGTGGGCGATAGCGAAAAAGGCGTCGACGGCTATGCTGAAAAAATGTATGACGGGGTAACAGAGCTTCTAAAATCCAGTAATACAAGTAGTTCAATGTTTTTGTTTAACGACTTAGAGCTAGAAAAAGCAATCACCGATCAGCAAGAAGAAATAGATAAAGCCTATGACAATATGATTGCCAAAGAAGAAATATATCAAGCCCAATTTTTAGCAATGGAGATGGCGATTCAAGAAATGAACTCTCAGATGAACCTATTTAACCAATCTGCGATGTAA
- the fliS gene encoding flagellar export chaperone FliS produces the protein MVKQAYNSYRNNAIMTASPAELTLMLYNGAIKFCTMTIESIEKKELSNAHKYNVRVQDIIIELKITLDKKYEIAEEMDRLYTYILKILREGNIEKNVDKINEAKGLITVFRDTWREVMNKGPVVANE, from the coding sequence ATGGTAAAACAAGCTTATAATTCATATAGGAATAATGCTATTATGACAGCAAGCCCGGCAGAGTTAACATTGATGCTATATAATGGAGCGATAAAATTTTGTACGATGACTATTGAAAGCATTGAGAAAAAAGAGTTATCCAATGCGCATAAATATAACGTTAGAGTGCAAGATATTATAATAGAGTTAAAGATTACACTAGATAAAAAGTACGAAATTGCAGAAGAAATGGATAGGCTCTATACTTATATTTTGAAGATTTTGCGTGAAGGTAATATAGAAAAAAATGTCGATAAAATTAATGAAGCAAAAGGGTTGATTACTGTGTTTAGAGATACTTGGCGAGAAGTTATGAATAAAGGACCTGTTGTGGCGAATGAGTGA
- a CDS encoding motility associated factor glycosyltransferase family protein: protein MSDTKQSPDEEQEKQEKIDPTYGIYDVEFEIRNSKTVGEYSLRLKKDNVSRYVVSKYAPREKIKEKLDLYNKHSSTIFVVFGFAFGYVVDEIIKKMGNSATIFLIEPSPNVLKAQANLVVRENYAQVNFYNEISFSRFYANFFSQLHMGNVDYLEIIDLFDYKFFYPKYYERIMGIIEVCESDLRTNLGTVSAIGDRYLSNLLNNIGYLNSSYDIKAIKNKYKGYPVVVVMAGPSLDKNLEELKNFDGLIFAIGRTVQSVKSIGKNPDFSFIVDYSVKMDATFGGFYDIPLVALISSAQEVINNWEDKIYFITHDHTMEELVDVKLEKFEINVSVSTLAIEFAKYVGAGPIIIIGQDLGFTRKKMYSKTCNIYENPNLAERLDKIDVSKSKVHEIVQGYYDDEEILSSSIFTAIKRWIQRFIKANPNIKVINSTEGGARIEGALQMPLKEAIEKYNYQKTDIDYVPQLLFPEPIDVEARLTETLEKLELKMDLIKQVTEKSKELMKIYEEYDPNLSSDKVKEIYVQIHNLEVELSQIEVDRIYRYIFEKLSYDISRNPDYKYQPKRDDVENALKITMGSILLYKSMEIAIRGAIAAIKKRLGFEEENDEQ from the coding sequence ATGAGTGATACTAAGCAGTCACCAGATGAAGAGCAAGAAAAACAAGAAAAAATTGACCCTACTTATGGAATTTACGACGTTGAATTTGAAATACGCAATAGTAAAACCGTTGGAGAATATTCTCTAAGACTTAAGAAAGATAATGTCTCTAGGTATGTTGTTAGCAAATATGCTCCGCGTGAAAAAATTAAAGAAAAGCTAGATTTATATAACAAACATTCTAGTACTATATTTGTAGTTTTTGGCTTTGCATTTGGATATGTGGTAGACGAAATTATTAAAAAAATGGGAAACAGTGCCACAATTTTTTTAATTGAACCTTCACCTAACGTATTAAAAGCACAAGCAAATTTGGTTGTAAGAGAAAACTATGCTCAAGTAAACTTTTATAACGAAATATCGTTTAGTCGTTTTTATGCAAACTTCTTTAGTCAGCTGCATATGGGCAATGTAGATTATCTAGAGATTATAGATTTATTTGATTATAAGTTTTTTTATCCAAAATACTATGAGAGAATCATGGGTATAATTGAGGTTTGCGAATCAGATTTGCGTACTAATCTCGGAACAGTTAGCGCAATTGGTGATAGATACCTAAGCAATTTACTAAACAATATTGGCTATTTAAATTCTTCATATGACATTAAAGCTATCAAAAATAAATATAAAGGGTATCCTGTTGTAGTTGTTATGGCAGGACCTTCTTTAGATAAAAATTTGGAAGAGCTGAAGAACTTTGATGGCTTGATTTTTGCTATAGGTAGAACGGTCCAGTCTGTAAAAAGTATTGGTAAAAACCCTGATTTTTCTTTTATTGTAGATTACAGCGTTAAGATGGATGCGACATTTGGTGGGTTTTATGATATTCCTCTAGTAGCATTAATTAGCTCTGCGCAAGAGGTTATTAATAATTGGGAAGATAAAATATATTTTATAACTCACGACCACACGATGGAAGAGCTTGTTGATGTAAAATTGGAAAAATTTGAGATAAATGTTTCTGTGTCAACATTAGCGATAGAGTTTGCTAAGTATGTAGGTGCTGGTCCTATCATTATAATAGGACAAGACTTGGGCTTTACCAGAAAGAAGATGTATTCAAAAACGTGTAACATATATGAAAACCCAAATCTCGCCGAAAGATTAGATAAAATTGACGTTAGCAAATCTAAGGTACACGAAATTGTTCAGGGCTATTATGACGATGAAGAGATTCTAAGCTCTAGTATTTTTACGGCCATCAAACGCTGGATCCAACGCTTCATAAAAGCTAACCCTAATATAAAAGTTATCAATTCAACAGAAGGCGGAGCTAGAATTGAAGGCGCACTGCAAATGCCGCTAAAAGAAGCGATCGAAAAATATAATTATCAGAAAACGGATATAGATTATGTTCCGCAATTGCTATTCCCTGAGCCTATAGATGTAGAGGCTAGATTAACTGAAACTCTCGAAAAATTAGAGTTAAAAATGGATCTTATTAAGCAGGTAACCGAAAAATCTAAAGAGTTAATGAAAATCTATGAAGAATATGATCCAAATTTGTCTTCCGATAAAGTAAAAGAAATTTATGTGCAAATTCATAATTTAGAAGTTGAGCTGAGCCAAATTGAAGTGGATCGTATATATCGTTATATTTTTGAAAAACTATCGTATGATATTAGTAGAAATCCAGATTATAAATATCAGCCTAAAAGAGATGATGTAGAAAATGCGCTCAAAATTACTATGGGCAGTATACTCTTGTATAAATCTATGGAGATAGCAATAAGAGGTGCGATTGCTGCAATAAAGAAAAGGCTTGGATTTGAGGAGGAAAACGATGAGCAATGA
- a CDS encoding NAD-dependent 4,6-dehydratase LegB gives MEKTIVTGADGFIGSHLCEKLVKEGKKVKAFVYYNSFNSWGWLDTIDEKVKNEIEIFAGDIRDSNGVRVALTGMDLVYHLAALIAIPFSYHSPESYVDTNIKGTLNILQAAKNLDLSRVLITSTSEVYGTADYVPIDEKHPFKAQSPYSATKIAADRLAESFYRSFNLPVTIVRPFNAYGPRQSARAVIPTIITQLLAGKEVIKLGALSPTRDFNYVKDIADGFVAIANSDQTIGEEINIATEREISIEGLAKELISQINPTATIICESERMRPAKSEVERLLGSNEKIKALTDWEPQYTFAQGLHETIEWFKQNTAGYKTDIYNI, from the coding sequence TTGGAGAAGACAATTGTAACAGGAGCAGATGGTTTTATAGGCTCTCATTTATGTGAAAAATTGGTTAAAGAAGGAAAAAAAGTTAAGGCATTTGTGTATTATAACTCATTTAATTCATGGGGTTGGCTTGATACTATTGATGAGAAAGTTAAAAATGAGATAGAGATATTTGCGGGAGACATTAGGGATTCGAATGGTGTGAGGGTGGCGTTAACAGGAATGGATCTAGTCTACCATTTGGCCGCTTTGATAGCGATTCCCTTCAGCTATCATTCTCCTGAGTCATATGTTGATACTAATATAAAAGGTACGTTAAATATACTCCAGGCAGCTAAAAACTTGGATTTATCTCGAGTGTTAATCACATCTACATCTGAGGTATATGGAACTGCAGATTATGTTCCCATAGACGAAAAGCATCCCTTTAAGGCGCAATCTCCATATTCAGCAACCAAGATAGCTGCAGATAGGTTGGCGGAATCCTTTTATAGAAGCTTCAATTTGCCTGTTACAATTGTTCGACCGTTTAATGCGTATGGGCCTCGTCAATCGGCACGGGCGGTTATTCCAACTATCATTACTCAGTTGCTTGCAGGTAAAGAAGTGATTAAACTTGGTGCGCTATCACCAACCCGCGACTTTAACTATGTAAAAGATATTGCAGATGGCTTTGTTGCGATTGCAAATTCGGATCAAACGATTGGTGAAGAAATAAATATTGCAACAGAACGAGAGATCAGCATAGAGGGGCTTGCAAAGGAGCTTATATCTCAAATCAATCCCACAGCGACGATTATATGCGAATCCGAAAGAATGCGACCGGCCAAAAGTGAAGTAGAACGATTGCTAGGCTCCAATGAAAAGATAAAAGCTCTCACCGATTGGGAGCCGCAATATACTTTTGCGCAAGGGCTTCACGAAACAATCGAGTGGTTTAAACAAAATACCGCAGGATATAAAACAGACATTTATAATATATAG
- a CDS encoding LegC family aminotransferase, which yields MIPLSVPNLKGNELKYVTKALEAEWVSTGGAYINQFEKDLAEYICAPAAVAVASGTAGLHLALLEAGVTAGDYVIAPTLTFIAAVNPIKYVGAAPLFMDCDDSLCLDVAKVEKFVATECVFANNVLTFRDKPIKAIMVVHVFGNLANMMALMAIARKYNLKVIEDATEALGTYAIVDGHKKFAGTIGDFGVFSFNGNKIITTGGGGMVVALDADKLKHIKYLSTQAKDDELNYIHNEIGYNYRMTNVQAAIGVGQLEQLEKFVVIKKNNYELYKELLKSVTEVELINFRTDIRPNYWFYSVQFAEGIDIGKIIQSLLRKGIGSRPIWGLIHKQAPYQSDYAFEIERADKYVTSIINIPCSSNLKSEEIQNVVTAIKEILANG from the coding sequence ATGATACCGTTATCAGTACCAAATCTTAAAGGTAATGAATTAAAGTATGTAACAAAAGCATTAGAGGCCGAGTGGGTTTCTACTGGAGGTGCGTATATAAATCAGTTTGAGAAAGATTTAGCTGAATATATATGCGCACCCGCGGCAGTGGCAGTGGCAAGCGGAACTGCAGGATTGCATCTTGCGTTACTAGAAGCCGGGGTTACTGCAGGAGATTACGTAATTGCACCGACGCTTACGTTTATAGCTGCAGTAAATCCAATCAAATATGTGGGAGCGGCACCGTTGTTTATGGATTGCGACGATAGCCTATGCCTCGATGTTGCAAAGGTAGAAAAGTTTGTTGCAACTGAATGTGTATTTGCAAACAATGTGTTGACATTTAGAGATAAGCCGATCAAGGCAATTATGGTGGTTCATGTGTTTGGAAACCTTGCCAATATGATGGCGCTTATGGCAATAGCAAGGAAGTATAATCTAAAAGTGATAGAAGACGCGACTGAGGCACTAGGAACTTATGCTATAGTCGATGGTCACAAAAAATTTGCAGGTACTATTGGGGACTTTGGGGTATTTTCGTTTAATGGAAACAAGATTATAACAACAGGCGGCGGCGGAATGGTTGTTGCGTTAGACGCAGACAAGCTCAAGCATATTAAATATCTGAGTACTCAAGCAAAAGACGATGAGTTAAACTATATCCATAACGAAATAGGATATAATTATAGAATGACTAATGTTCAGGCTGCAATTGGAGTGGGGCAGCTCGAGCAGCTGGAGAAATTTGTTGTTATTAAAAAAAATAACTATGAGCTATATAAGGAGTTGTTAAAAAGTGTTACTGAAGTGGAATTGATAAACTTTAGAACAGATATAAGACCGAATTATTGGTTCTATAGTGTGCAATTTGCTGAGGGGATTGATATTGGAAAAATTATACAATCATTGCTGCGTAAGGGCATAGGGTCGCGACCCATTTGGGGATTGATCCATAAGCAAGCGCCATACCAGAGTGATTATGCTTTCGAAATAGAGAGGGCAGATAAATACGTAACTTCTATTATCAATATTCCATGTAGCTCAAATCTAAAAAGCGAGGAGATTCAAAATGTTGTAACGGCAATTAAGGAGATACTAGCAAATGGATAA